The genomic segment GACTGGAGAAGTCATTAATTTATTTGGAAAAGTAGCAAGTGAGAAAAAAATCAAGCCGTTGGGGAATATGATATCCTCAGAAACGTCAGAAAAGCGGTTGATTACAAAAGAAGAGGCACAAAAAATTGCGGAACAATATGTGAAAAGACTGCCTGGCAACTATCGTTTTGACGGCAGCAGCGGAGGGGGTTCGAGCTCAGGACCAGGTGGAATCTCTGAACGCCATTGGAGTTTTGATTTCTCCCCTCAAAATGGAGGAGGCAAAAAGTCAGAGCAAGTAGAAGTGGATATTAACGACCGGGGAGAGTTGGTCGGTTATCAAGTGAATCCAAACGGTCGATTTGAAGAAACTCCCAAAAAGATGGTCATCACTTGGGAACAGGCCGAAGAAAGTGCTACGAAACTTGTAAACACTCTCTTGTCCGACCAGCTGGGAGAAATTTATCAGATAGAACAGGAGCCTTCGAAGGAAACACTCCAAAGTTATGCGGATAATGGCGAACCATATGAAATTCAATTTGGCATGCTGATCAATGGTATTCCGGTCGAGGATGAAACCTTTCGAGTCGAGGTCAATCCGGAGACGGGGATGGCTGAGTCATTGAGCCAAAGGTCACGCTCGGAAGTGAAGCTGCTTTCCAAGCCAACTAACAAGCAAATCGAACGGCAAAGTGCGAAAGAAGTAATCAAGAAGCAGCAGAAGCTTCAGCTTGCCTACCTCCAGCCTGTGCCAGAGTGGGTACCGATAAAGCCGTCTGAACCGATTCTCGTCTATCGTTATGTTGGAGATAATGGGGTTGTGAAAGCAGATACCGGAGAATGGTACAGCTTTGTTGAGGCACAAAAAAAGCAATCCCCGACTGATATCGATGAGCATCCGCAACAGGCAGTGCTTGATTTTGCGGTCCGTAAGGGATGGATGACGGTCGCAGACGGCCAGTTAGGACCCGAAAAAGAGGTTACTCGTGGGGAAATGGCCATGATGATGGCGCAGATGGCAGATGAGGGCGAATTCCGATATCTGCGTCCTTACTTCGACAGCGATGAAGAACGGCTTATTCATAACTTTGCTGACGTACCTTCTTCCCATCCAAACTACGCTGCCATTCAAAGAAACGTAGAATACAAATTGATTCCAAAAACAGGAAATAACTTTGAGCCAGATCGGTTGATTACACGTGCCGAAGTAGCGGATATGGTGGCAAGACTGCTCGGTTATGGTGACCTCCTGGAAAAGCCCGAACTATTCAAGTCGCCATATCAGGACGTGCAAAGCAAGCATGTTCCTGCTGTTACCCTCATCTCAGCAAATGGCTTGCTCAAGGGAAAATCAGCAACGAATTTTGATCCGGATGCAACAGTTACGCGTGCACAAGCCGCTGAACTGCTGAAATTGATTTACGACCAGCAGCAAGAGCGGAATTGATTTGCAAGATCGTGAAAAAGCTTGACGTATAATCAACATCCCAAAAGATCTGTTGTGCGAGATTTCGCATCGGCGGATCTTTTTTTTTGGTCTATTTTCTCTCATAAATGGTAAAATGAGGTTGTTTGTAGATGGAGAGGAGAGGTTATTCGTGTTGAGACGTACTATATCGAGGGGACTTTCACTCGGCGTGACATTTTCCATTTTGATGACAACTGTGTTCGCTACAGCAGGGGCCGGAAGTTTGGCACCAGTCGTACATGCAGCCGAGAAGGCACTTTCGGAGGAAGAGGCAATTGCGCTTGCCAAGAAGCAATTGACGATTCTGGGTGAGTACAAGCTGGCAAGAGTCGAATTTGTCGACGGTATTGAAATGCTATGGGGAAAACCCATATGGTCTAGCAGTTGGAATAAAGAAAATAGTGGGAGTATTGAATTGCGAATAGATGCATTATCAGGGGGAATTTTGAAATATGAACGTCGTGGGGAAGAGCGGGACTTGGACGCAATTCAAAAGAAGCTTCCGGAAGATCAGGCGATCCAAGTGGCAACCGAATTTCTTAAGCAAGTAACGACGGAAGAAGAACGGAGCCGTTTATCCAAGCCGAATGAATATCCTGATCCATATGTTAACTATAACTCTACTAGCAAAGGAACCATTATAAACTTTACCCGTATCGAAAACGAGATTCCTTTTCTGGAAAATGGGTTTCGATTCAGAGTGGGCAGCAATGGGGAAGTGATCAGGTTTGAGCGACATTGGACAGAGGAGGAACTTCCAGATACTTCGAAAGTTATAGATATAAAGAAAGCTGAAAAGAAATGGGATAAAGAGGCGATTCTGTCATCCATGTACAAGGATACTGCTGAAATAGACCAGCCTGTTTATGATTTCAAGAGTGAAGACCCGCAAATTGTCAATGCCATTACAGGGGAAATGCTTGATTCGTACGGACAGACTGTCAATGAAAAGAAGATAAGGCTGTTAGGGAAAACCGTTCCTCCTTCTACCACTGAACAAAAGATCATTACACAAGACGAAGCGTTAAAAATAGCAGAGCAACAGATTAAAAAGCTACCTAGTACTTACCGATGGAATGGTAGAAGCTATGAGTCACGCTCAGTACTTGATAGAAAGAACTGGAATTTTGAGTTTGTTTCGCAACCAAGGGATGGAAGTGAGTCAGATACTGTAAAAATAGGGATTAACAACCGTGG from the Brevibacillus brevis genome contains:
- a CDS encoding YcdB/YcdC domain-containing protein; translation: MLRRTISRGLSLGVTFSILMTTVFATAGAGSLAPVVHAAEKALSEEEAIALAKKQLTILGEYKLARVEFVDGIEMLWGKPIWSSSWNKENSGSIELRIDALSGGILKYERRGEERDLDAIQKKLPEDQAIQVATEFLKQVTTEEERSRLSKPNEYPDPYVNYNSTSKGTIINFTRIENEIPFLENGFRFRVGSNGEVIRFERHWTEEELPDTSKVIDIKKAEKKWDKEAILSSMYKDTAEIDQPVYDFKSEDPQIVNAITGEMLDSYGQTVNEKKIRLLGKTVPPSTTEQKIITQDEALKIAEQQIKKLPSTYRWNGRSYESRSVLDRKNWNFEFVSQPRDGSESDTVKIGINNRGYFVEFSMNEKSRFLEEKKKIEKSITWAQAQESAEKFLQTFYPDQLGIIYAVDYVPNEKRIKEILENGEPYHIQFGYMIKGIPEEDTIFHVDINPATGEVWQMYNNGLQEYLLPRPSQKNIGIDLNTAKKVMKENKKLMLTYFQPKVDGIYGRKKMLEQPLLVYRYVGEKGLVKADGKWHSYAEKHKQE
- a CDS encoding YcdB/YcdC domain-containing protein; its protein translation is MLRRTTSWGLSLGVSSTILVTTVFATASVEGLVPIVHAAEKTLSQEEAIKQAQKWVTIPEDYKLRGARITEPDEEYNVTGRTYWNISWEKGKAGRINVTIDAVSGALSRYSNRLEDDQPGSTKNKLTEEQAIEVATKFLEKVTTEEERGRLSKPNEYADQNGYYFRNQGEFVNFTRMVGEIPFLGNGIQIIVDRNGDVVNFNREWYDGKLPEATKVIETAEAEKKWEEKASPSLMYKDMAGMTNRYQQAPGSYELVYEFQDEDPQLVDATTGEVINLFGKVASEKKIKPLGNMISSETSEKRLITKEEAQKIAEQYVKRLPGNYRFDGSSGGGSSSGPGGISERHWSFDFSPQNGGGKKSEQVEVDINDRGELVGYQVNPNGRFEETPKKMVITWEQAEESATKLVNTLLSDQLGEIYQIEQEPSKETLQSYADNGEPYEIQFGMLINGIPVEDETFRVEVNPETGMAESLSQRSRSEVKLLSKPTNKQIERQSAKEVIKKQQKLQLAYLQPVPEWVPIKPSEPILVYRYVGDNGVVKADTGEWYSFVEAQKKQSPTDIDEHPQQAVLDFAVRKGWMTVADGQLGPEKEVTRGEMAMMMAQMADEGEFRYLRPYFDSDEERLIHNFADVPSSHPNYAAIQRNVEYKLIPKTGNNFEPDRLITRAEVADMVARLLGYGDLLEKPELFKSPYQDVQSKHVPAVTLISANGLLKGKSATNFDPDATVTRAQAAELLKLIYDQQQERN